A DNA window from Zonotrichia albicollis isolate bZonAlb1 chromosome 2, bZonAlb1.hap1, whole genome shotgun sequence contains the following coding sequences:
- the LOC102073710 gene encoding ragulator complex protein LAMTOR1-like encodes PDISAADSQGMEQHEYLDRARQYSTRLAMLSNNLTHWKKLPLLPSLTNQPHQVLASDPVPFADLQQVSWIAAYAFSALSQIRVNIKEELVVQFGIP; translated from the exons cctgACATCTCAGCAGCAGATTCCCAGGGCATGGAGCAGCATGAGTACCTGGACAGAGCCAGGCAGTACAG cACACGcctggccatgctcagcaaCAACCTGACGCACTGGAAGAAGCTCCCACTGCTGCCATCCCTGACTAACCAGCCGCACCAAGTGCTCGCCAGCGACCCTGTCCCCTTTGCAGAcctgcagcag GTGTCCTGGATAGCTGCCTATGCCTTCAGTGCTCTCTCACAGATCCGTGTTAACATCAAAGAGGAACTGGTTGTACAGTTTGGCATTCCCTGA